The stretch of DNA ACCGGACTCGGTGCGGGGCCCTGACCCTTGCTCGTACTCACACCTCCATCATGCAGGTATTTACCTGCATGTCAACGCTGGGGCGTCTCCGTGGCGACGACCGTCCCGCAGACGACGCGGGGATCGTGGCACCCGCACCTGGCGGGCGCGGGCCGCTAGCCCGGCCTGGGGACCCGCTTCCTCAGCGGGTCCCCAGCAGCTCCACGATGCTGGAGAAGCTGTCCTTCGCGTGGCCCGCCTCCATTCCGCGCCGGAACAGGTCGGCCACCGCCGACGGCAGGGCGGCGTCCACGCCCGAGTCGGTGTGGGTGTGCACCACGTGCTCCATGCTGGCCAGGCCCATGGCGAGGCGGTCCACGTCGCCCTCGTGGTTGTCCGCGTCGATGCGCGCCGAGTAGAAGGACAGGAACTCCGGCATGCCGGTCATGTTCTGAGAGGCGTACGGGAGGATGTCCGCCGCCGAGAGGCCGTTGGCCTTGGCGAGGGCGATCGCGTACCAGTAACTGGAGACGCTCGTCCAGAAGATGACCATGTTCAGCTGGTACATCAGTGCCGCCAGGCCCGGGTCCTCGCCCCGGTAGTCCGTCTCGCCCGTCAGCACCTCAAGGGTCGCGCGGTGCTTCGCGTACGCCTCGTGCGGGCCGCTGTAGAACGTCGAGGACTCCGGCTTTCCGATGCCGTGAGGCGGGGCGAGCACACCGCCCGTGAGGTGTGCGGCGCCGTGCCCGGCGGCCCAACTCGCCGCCTCGCGGGCCTTCTTCGGGGTGTCCGAGCTGAGGTTGACGATCACGCGGCCGGGGAGGGTGGCTGCCGCCGGTTCCAGTACGGAGTACATCGCGTCGTAGTCCGTGAGGCTCAGGATCACCAACTCGTTGGCGGCGATGGCCTCCTCGGGGCTGGCGGCGAGCGTCGCGCCGCGCTCCACCAAGTCGTCCGCGCGGGACGCGGTGCGGTTCCAGAGGGTGACCTGGTGGCCCTTGTCGAGCAGGGCCGTGGCCATCGCGTGGCCCATGGGGCCGAGGCCGATGAGGGTGAGAGGGGTGGGGGTGAGAGGGGTGGGCGTGAGAGGGGTGGCGTTCATGTGGTGCCTCCAGGGCTGTAACGAACGTTCTATTTAGTGCGCTGGGGAAAACGTAGCACGCCTCTGGAACGAACGCTCTAATTAGCGGCGGGGTAAGCTGACCGCATGGCCCAGACCAGCGCAGCCGCAACGCCCGGCACCCGCGACCGCATCGTCATCGCCGCCGCACGGCTGCTGCAGCGCCAGGGGTACGTCGGCACCGGCATCAAGCAGATCGCGAAGGACGCGGAGGCCACGCTCGGCTCCGTCTACCACTTCTTCCCCGGCGGGAAGGAGGCCGTCGCGGTGGCCGCGATCACCCACAGCGGCGAGGAGTTCGCCGTGCTGCTGCGCTCCGCCCTGACCACGGCCGAGGACCCCGGCGCCGCGATCGAGGCCTGCGCGGCGGAACTGGCCGTGGGGCTGCGGGAGTCCGGCTGGATCGACGGCTGTCCCGTCACCGCCGCGGCCCTGGAGACGCTGGGCACGGACTCGGAGATCCAGCGGGTGTGCGCGGCCGCGCTGGGGAGTTGGGAGCGGCTCGTGGAGGAGAAGCTGCTCGGTTCCGGCTTCGCCGCACGGGACGCACGGGAGTTGGCGACCACTGTGATCAGTGCCCTTGAGGGCGCCGAGGTGACCGCCCAGGTCAACCGCAGCGAGGAGCCGCTACGGGCCGTGGGACGTCAGATGGCGCGGCTCGTGGGGTCGTACGGGGTCGAACCGGGGGCCGCGGGGCGGTAGTTCACGCGGTGGGCGAAAGGTGTCGGAGTTGTTGAATCGCGTCGCGGACGGCTGACGGGGGCTGCTTGCGGCACGCGCTGCTTGCGGCGCGGGGTTACGGGGCGAGGCGGGGCTTGGCCGCGGCGCACGCCTGCGGGGAGGGGTTTGGTCGCGCCGCACGCTTGCGAGGCGGGGCCTGGCTGCCCGCATGCTTACGAGGTCTGTTCGCGGGGCCTGTTCGTGCCTCACGCTTACGGGACCTGCGTACACGCCGCACGCTCACGCGGGCCGCACGCTCACGCACGCTTGCGGGACGTGCTTACGGAACCTTCTTACGAGGCCTGTTCACGCCGCATGGTTACGAGGCCGGTTCACCCGGCCTGTTCGTGCCGCCTGTTCGCACAGCTGGTGCACGCCGCCCGGTTCGCGCCGCAGGGTCACGCGCCCCGCTCCCGCCGCCCGACCGGTGCCCTCAGCCCGCGCCCCGCTCCCGTTCACACAGCCGGTGAATGTGATGCCGCCGCCGAAGCCGTCGCCTCGGCCCACTCCGCCACCAGCTTCTCGTACACGCGATGTTGCTCGGGTCGGAGATATCCGCCCGTGCGCAGCCAGAGCGCACGTATCTCCTCGTTCACCTCGGCCGCTGAGCGCGGCCGGTCGGGGGTGTCGGGAGTCGTGGTCATACAGTGAAGCGTACGTACGAAGATGTGAAGACGGCGTGAGTTCTGGTCGAATGTGATCGGTATCGCTATTGGACCCGCATGAATCAGCCAAGTTGGGCAAGAAGAAGGGGCCCGCGCGGTGAAGCGCGAGCCCCTTCAGGGTAGTTCAAAACGGTCGGACCGACCGGAAACGACCGATTACGACTGCTTCGGCTCCTCCAGGCGCGGGAACAGCACCGCACCCTTCGTCACCGTCGCACCCACCGGCAGCTGCCCCCACGTACCCGCGTCCTGGACCTTCTGCTCGGCGAGCGCGCCCAGCGAGGCCTCGGCGCCGAGCGA from Streptomyces sp. BA2 encodes:
- a CDS encoding NAD(P)-dependent oxidoreductase, which gives rise to MNATPLTPTPLTPTPLTLIGLGPMGHAMATALLDKGHQVTLWNRTASRADDLVERGATLAASPEEAIAANELVILSLTDYDAMYSVLEPAAATLPGRVIVNLSSDTPKKAREAASWAAGHGAAHLTGGVLAPPHGIGKPESSTFYSGPHEAYAKHRATLEVLTGETDYRGEDPGLAALMYQLNMVIFWTSVSSYWYAIALAKANGLSAADILPYASQNMTGMPEFLSFYSARIDADNHEGDVDRLAMGLASMEHVVHTHTDSGVDAALPSAVADLFRRGMEAGHAKDSFSSIVELLGTR
- a CDS encoding TetR/AcrR family transcriptional regulator, with amino-acid sequence MAQTSAAATPGTRDRIVIAAARLLQRQGYVGTGIKQIAKDAEATLGSVYHFFPGGKEAVAVAAITHSGEEFAVLLRSALTTAEDPGAAIEACAAELAVGLRESGWIDGCPVTAAALETLGTDSEIQRVCAAALGSWERLVEEKLLGSGFAARDARELATTVISALEGAEVTAQVNRSEEPLRAVGRQMARLVGSYGVEPGAAGR